One Leptotrichia sp. OH3620_COT-345 genomic window carries:
- a CDS encoding filamentous hemagglutinin N-terminal domain-containing protein — translation VTGKNKSNINGIVEVAGQRADLVMANRNGIFVNGGGFLNTDRVTLTTGNLDIREGDLVGIDVSQGHIGIGERGVDALSLS, via the coding sequence GTGACAGGAAAGAATAAGAGTAATATAAACGGAATAGTGGAAGTGGCAGGACAAAGAGCTGACCTTGTAATGGCAAACAGAAACGGAATATTTGTTAACGGGGGCGGTTTTTTAAATACGGACAGAGTGACTCTAACTACAGGGAATTTGGATATAAGAGAAGGGGACTTAGTAGGCATAGATGTATCACAGGGACATATAGGGATAGGAGAAAGAGGAGTAGATGCATTAAGTTTAAGTGA